Below is a window of Diaminobutyricibacter sp. McL0608 DNA.
ATGGTGCCGGCCGCGCTCAGGTTGACTATGAGCTTCGCGGCGGGCAAGCCGTAACGGACGAGCGCCCCGGGATCCGCGAGGAGCGGTGCGGCCGCGCCGCCACCGAAGGCGAGGGCGGCGAAGAGGGCCAGAAATGCCACCAGCACGAGCACTACGGGGCCGGCTAGGCGGATGACTCTGGGCACCGATCAAGCCTATGTCGTGCCTGCTGTGAGCAGGCACACAAGGGTAGGGCTGTGGAGAACGGCCCGGTCGGGCGTTCGCGTGGAAAAGCAACGAGGGGGACGCCGACCTGCGGCATCCCCCTCGTCGAAAGCGTGAGCTACTACTTGACGGCAGCCTTGAGCTTCGAGCCGGCGGTCAGCTTGACGCGGTGGCCGGCCGGGATCGCGATCTCGGCGCCGGTCTGCGGGTTGCGGCCGGTGCGAGCGGCGGTCTCGGTGCGCTCGGCGGCGAGCCAGCCGGGGATGGTGACCTTGCCACCGTTGGAGACGGTGTCCGCGACGGTGGCGAAGAATGCGTCGAGCACGCCACCGACGGCGGCCTGGCTCTGACCGGACGCAGCGGCAACTGCGGCAACGAGCTCGGTCTTGTTCAGCGACTTGTCAGCCATTGAGTGTCCTCCTCGGACCTTTTTGCTGTAATACAGCTTTCTAGTGGAACGGTTGAGGCCACGAAGGGCCATTACGTCTGGTCGGTTTGACCGCCTTGAATGTATCAGAATCCCGCGTGTTTTCGCGGATTTACTGGCCTTTTTGGCAATCTCTACGCGTTTCGCGAACATGGATCGGCGGCTGTTCGACCGCGGAGACAACAGAGGGGGTGCCCGACCGAAGTCGAACACCCCCTCTGGAGTGAACTGGCATGTCTACCAGTCGCGCTGTCTACCAGCTCGACTTGGTGATACCGGGCAGCTCGCCACGGTGGGCCATGTCACGGAAACGAACACGCGAAATGCCGAACTTGCTGAGGTTTCCGCGGGGACGACCGTCAACGGCGTCGCGGTTGCGCAGGCGCACCGGCGATGCGTTGCGGGGGAGCTTCTGCAGGCCGATACGTGCGGCCTCGCGGGACTCGTCGGTTCCGTTCTGGTCGACGAGCGCCTTCTTCAGCTCCAGTCGCTTGGCAGCGTAGCGGTCGACGATCACCTTGCGCTGCTCATTGCGGGCGATCTTGCTCTTCTTGGCCATGGTCTAGCGCTCCTCTCGGAACTCGACGTGCTTACGCACGATGGGATCGTACTTCTTGAGTACGAGACGGTCGGGGTCGTTGCGGCGGTTCTTCTTGGTCACGTAGGTGTATCCCGTGCCAGCCGTCGAACGAAGTTTGATGATCGGACGGATGTCCTGCTGCTTTGCCATTAGATCTTCTCCCCACGGGCCAGGATGTCTTTGACAACCGACTCGATGCCACGGACGTCGATGACCTTGATGCCCTTGGCGCTGAGAGTGAGTGTGACGTTACGGCGAAGCGACGGAACGTAGTACGTCTTCTTCTGAACGTTCGGGTCGAAACGACGCTTGGTGCGCCGGTGCGAGTGCGAAATGTTGTGACCGAAGCCGGGAACCGCTCCAGTCACCTGGCAGGTTGCTGCCATGGTTTTCCTCCAATACCGCGGAGCAGGAGTGCTCCGCCCAAGATCCCTTGTCGGCACGCGCAACACACCTGCTTGTGTAAGAAAGTGGATTGGCGCACGATCCGAGTGGGAGAGGCCCACTCAGCCAAACATCAATACTACGTTGAAAGGCTGCGCCCCTGCAAACCGAGCCATCCGCCGCTCGTGTTTCACGCCGTCGAGGAGCAGCTCGCGCAGAGTCCGAAGACGTCGACGACGTGCTGCGCCTCAGTGAAACCGTGCGATGCTGCGGCGGCTTTCGCCCACTGCTCCACAGCATCCGCCTCGATCTCCACCGTCAGGCCGCAGTTGCGGCAGATCAGATGGTGGTGGTGTCCGGTCGTGCACGCCCGGTAGAGGCTCTCGCCCTCTGGGGACTGCAGCGAATCCGCGTCGCCTTCCGAGGCGAGGTCGGCGAGTGCCCGGTACACGGTCGCCAGGCCGATCGGCGACCCGGCCTCGTGCAGGTTCATGTGGAGGCCCTGCGCGCTGATGAAGCCTTCCGTGGAGGTCAGCGCGTCGCGGACGGCCTCTCGTTGCCAGGTGTTGCGCTTCACGATCTCAGGCTAGCTCTTTCTGGAGGTCACGAGCCGGACGCCCGGCCTCCGTCGGTGCCGCACTCCGCTGCGGGCGGGAGCGGCGGGTGGACCGCCGTGTGCCGACGATCCGGCACACGACGTAGATGAGGAACGAGATGGTCGTCAC
It encodes the following:
- a CDS encoding Fur family transcriptional regulator, with the translated sequence MVKRNTWQREAVRDALTSTEGFISAQGLHMNLHEAGSPIGLATVYRALADLASEGDADSLQSPEGESLYRACTTGHHHHLICRNCGLTVEIEADAVEQWAKAAAASHGFTEAQHVVDVFGLCASCSSTA
- the rpsN gene encoding 30S ribosomal protein S14; translated protein: MAKKSKIARNEQRKVIVDRYAAKRLELKKALVDQNGTDESREAARIGLQKLPRNASPVRLRNRDAVDGRPRGNLSKFGISRVRFRDMAHRGELPGITKSSW
- the rpmB gene encoding 50S ribosomal protein L28, producing MAATCQVTGAVPGFGHNISHSHRRTKRRFDPNVQKKTYYVPSLRRNVTLTLSAKGIKVIDVRGIESVVKDILARGEKI
- a CDS encoding HU family DNA-binding protein, producing the protein MADKSLNKTELVAAVAAASGQSQAAVGGVLDAFFATVADTVSNGGKVTIPGWLAAERTETAARTGRNPQTGAEIAIPAGHRVKLTAGSKLKAAVK
- the rpmG gene encoding 50S ribosomal protein L33 → MAKQQDIRPIIKLRSTAGTGYTYVTKKNRRNDPDRLVLKKYDPIVRKHVEFREER